One stretch of Bactrocera tryoni isolate S06 unplaced genomic scaffold, CSIRO_BtryS06_freeze2 scaffold_7, whole genome shotgun sequence DNA includes these proteins:
- the LOC120781541 gene encoding 1-acyl-sn-glycerol-3-phosphate acyltransferase alpha, translating to MGCVWVGLACLLAVILSFSSKAPYQLKMAIFIIGSGTIVLICIPLMMFKPRDYRNAFIPAWGCRQLCKALGVTMEVRGLENIRAEHGAVVLINHQSFLDLCGLAYLWPVIGRATVVSKKEVLFFPFFGFGAWLWGTLFINRSSKKDSISALQKESKAIQERNCKLLFFPEGTRNIKETLLPFKKGPFHIALQCQCPIQPVVISKYYFLNREKKSFRPGHAIIHILPEIHTAGSAVEDMAKIIESTRNAMEIEYTKLCQEIRRRGH from the exons ATGGGTTGTGTATGGGTTGGTCTGGCGTGTCTTTTGGCGGTCATCCTTAGTTTCTCCTCCAAGGCCCCATACCAGCTTAAAATGGCAATTTTCATTATTGGATCTGGTACTATCGTACTTATTTGCATACCCCTCATGATGTTTAAGCCGCGGGACTATCGAAACGCGTT TATACCTGCATGGGGCTGTCGACAGCTTTGCAAAGCGTTGGGCGTTACAATGGAGGTACGAGGTCTTGAAAATATTCGGGCGGAACACGGCGCTGTTGTGCTAATCAATCATCAAAGCTTTCTTGATTTGTGCG GTTTAGCATATTTATGGCCAGTAATTGGGCGAGCAACGGTAGTGTCAAAAAAAGAAGTTCTCTTCTTTCCTTTCTTTGGGTTCGGTGCTTGGCTGTGGGGGACTCTTTTTATTAATCGCTCCAGCAAGAAAGATTCCATCAGTGCATTGCAGAAGGAATCCAAGGCTATCCAAGAACGGAATTGTAAACTATTATTCTTCCCGGAGGGCACGCGCAACATTAAAGAAACATTACTGCCATTCAAAAAAGGTCCCTTCCATATTGCCCTTCAATGTCAATGTCCTATCCAACCGGTtgttatatctaaatattattttctaaatcgTGAGAAGAAATCGTTCCGTCCAGGACACGCCATCATTCACATCTTACCTGAAATTCATACAGCTGGATCTGCTGTAGAGGATATGGCTAAAATTATTGAATCTACAAGAAATGCCATGGAGATTGAGTATACAAAATTATGTCAAGAAATACGAAGACGTGGACAttag